In Vibrio coralliilyticus, the following are encoded in one genomic region:
- the fruA gene encoding PTS fructose transporter subunit IIBC produces MNIAIITACPSGVANSIIAAGLLEKAADKLKWNAKIECQSNVIETQMLTSEEINSAEIIVIAANTQVDTSRFVGKKVYQASINDVTEDAVAFLQSATNKAVLLSAEDIVSINTSTTKESKKIVAITACPTGVAHTFMAAEALEDEAKRQGHQIKVETRGSVGAKNQLTDADISAADLVIVAADIEVPLDRFNGKLMYRTKTGPALKKTEQEINKALAEATVYQHTGSSDSNQIEEKKGVYKHLMTGVSHMLPVVVAGGLIIALSFVFGIEAFKEEGTLAAALMTIGGGSAFALMIPVLAGFIAFSIADRPGLAPGLIGGMLASSTGAGFLGGIAAGFIAGYSAKLIADKVHLPQSMEALKPILIIPFIASLFTGLVMIYIVGGPVAGIMAAMTEFLNNMGSANAVLLGVILGAMMCFDLGGPINKAAYTFGVGLLASQTYAPMAAIMAAGMVPALGMGLATFLARDKFEASEREAGKASFVLGLCFISEGAIPFAAKDPMRVIPACMAGGALTGALSMLFGAKLMAPHGGLFVLLIPNAISPVLMYLLAIAAGTALTGFGYAFLKNRNSEKKAETATA; encoded by the coding sequence ATGAATATTGCAATCATTACCGCCTGCCCTAGTGGTGTCGCAAACAGCATCATTGCTGCAGGGCTATTAGAGAAAGCCGCTGATAAACTCAAGTGGAATGCGAAAATTGAGTGCCAATCAAATGTTATTGAAACTCAAATGTTAACTTCTGAGGAGATAAACTCCGCTGAAATAATAGTCATTGCGGCCAATACACAGGTTGATACATCACGCTTTGTCGGTAAAAAAGTATACCAAGCGTCAATTAATGACGTGACTGAAGACGCCGTGGCTTTTCTACAATCAGCAACAAATAAAGCCGTGCTCCTCAGCGCTGAGGACATAGTGTCAATCAACACCTCTACGACCAAAGAATCGAAAAAGATTGTCGCCATTACAGCATGCCCTACCGGTGTCGCACACACTTTCATGGCAGCAGAAGCACTTGAAGACGAAGCCAAGCGTCAGGGACACCAGATCAAAGTCGAGACACGCGGTTCAGTAGGTGCCAAAAACCAGCTAACCGACGCAGATATATCCGCAGCCGATCTTGTTATTGTCGCAGCCGATATCGAAGTTCCGCTTGACCGATTTAACGGCAAGTTGATGTATCGAACGAAGACAGGCCCTGCACTAAAGAAAACCGAACAAGAGATCAACAAAGCATTGGCTGAAGCAACGGTGTACCAGCACACAGGTTCAAGCGATAGTAATCAGATAGAGGAAAAGAAAGGCGTCTATAAGCATTTGATGACCGGCGTTTCTCACATGTTACCTGTTGTAGTGGCTGGAGGCCTGATCATTGCTCTGTCATTTGTCTTTGGTATTGAAGCGTTCAAAGAGGAAGGCACACTGGCTGCAGCCTTGATGACGATAGGCGGTGGCTCAGCCTTTGCGCTTATGATCCCTGTGCTTGCTGGCTTTATTGCCTTTTCCATTGCGGATCGTCCGGGTTTAGCACCTGGTCTAATTGGAGGCATGCTTGCGAGTTCAACGGGTGCAGGGTTCCTGGGTGGGATCGCTGCGGGTTTCATTGCGGGGTACTCAGCAAAATTGATTGCGGATAAAGTACACTTGCCTCAGTCAATGGAAGCCTTGAAACCGATTCTGATCATTCCCTTCATTGCTAGCCTGTTTACTGGCTTGGTAATGATCTACATCGTAGGCGGACCGGTTGCTGGCATTATGGCTGCGATGACTGAGTTTTTGAATAACATGGGTTCAGCAAACGCGGTTTTACTCGGTGTTATCCTTGGCGCAATGATGTGTTTTGACCTTGGTGGCCCTATCAACAAAGCGGCTTACACCTTCGGCGTTGGTCTACTGGCTTCCCAAACTTACGCACCTATGGCAGCGATTATGGCAGCCGGTATGGTTCCCGCACTGGGTATGGGGCTGGCCACATTCCTTGCAAGAGATAAGTTTGAAGCTAGTGAACGTGAAGCAGGAAAAGCATCATTTGTCCTTGGGTTATGCTTTATCTCAGAAGGTGCCATTCCATTTGCGGCAAAAGACCCAATGCGCGTTATTCCTGCATGTATGGCCGGTGGCGCATTAACCGGTGCTCTTTCAATGCTGTTTGGAGCAAAACTCATGGCACCACATGGTGGGTTATTTGTACTGCTTATCCCTAACGCTATAAGCCCGGTTCTTATGTACTTACTCGCCATCGCTGCCGGTACTGCGTTAACAGGATTTGGCTACGCATTCTTGAAAAATCGCAATAGCGAAAAGAAAGCCGAAACCGCGACCGCTTAA